A single window of Verrucomicrobiia bacterium DNA harbors:
- the ispG gene encoding (E)-4-hydroxy-3-methylbut-2-enyl-diphosphate synthase, whose protein sequence is MQYCESPFQFHRRKTREVVVGDPARGGVIIGGEHPVVVQSMITCDTMDTAASVQQTLDLVAVGCQIVRITAPTVKDAANLKNIVTELRARGCEVPIVADIHFKPEAAMEAAKWVEMVRVNPGNYADSKKFAIKEYTDEQYAAELKRIEEKFTPLVKLCKELGRAMRIGTNHGSLSDRIMNRFGDTPLGMVESALEFAHIARANGYHNFKFSMKSSNPKVMIECYRLLVARLSELGPDWNYPIHLGVTEAGEGEDGRIKSAIGIGSLLCDGLGDTIRVSLTEDSPHEIAVCRDLLAQIPTLANTQARVDNAAVSYDPFHFERRETPEIELNENCKCGGEQLIRVVVTRGTWDKVAPKIRPRDDVKPEAVYEDLNVFEVHPTQDFSVNCETQLVTVKDGVALPAITAFRLLAAKLKRLGLNNPILLKDCLSFTPTPLEPKIALLRASVVIGSLLADGIGDAILIRGEAGGGQSLRLAYNILQAAGCRSFKTDYVACPSCGRTLFNLQTVTARIKARTEHLKGVKIAIMGCIVNGPGEMADADFGYVGGAPNKINLYVGKTPIKFNIPEAEAVERLVDLIKEHNKWAEPEVAEVAQVQ, encoded by the coding sequence ATGCAGTATTGCGAATCACCATTTCAGTTTCATCGCCGTAAAACCCGCGAAGTAGTCGTCGGCGATCCGGCGCGCGGCGGCGTCATCATCGGCGGCGAACATCCCGTGGTTGTGCAGTCCATGATCACGTGCGACACGATGGACACCGCCGCGAGCGTGCAGCAAACGCTTGATCTCGTGGCGGTTGGTTGCCAGATCGTGCGCATCACCGCGCCGACGGTTAAGGATGCGGCGAACCTCAAGAACATCGTTACGGAATTGCGCGCGCGCGGTTGCGAAGTGCCGATCGTGGCGGACATCCATTTCAAGCCGGAGGCCGCGATGGAAGCCGCCAAGTGGGTGGAGATGGTGCGCGTGAATCCCGGCAATTACGCGGATTCAAAAAAATTTGCAATCAAGGAATATACCGACGAGCAATACGCGGCGGAGTTGAAACGCATCGAGGAAAAGTTCACGCCGCTGGTGAAACTTTGCAAGGAACTTGGCCGTGCCATGCGCATCGGGACCAACCACGGTTCGTTGAGCGACCGTATCATGAACCGGTTCGGCGACACGCCGCTGGGCATGGTGGAGAGCGCGCTGGAATTTGCGCACATCGCGCGCGCTAATGGGTATCACAATTTTAAATTCTCGATGAAGTCGAGCAATCCGAAGGTGATGATCGAATGTTATCGCCTGCTGGTGGCGCGGTTGAGCGAACTTGGGCCGGACTGGAATTATCCGATTCATCTGGGCGTGACGGAGGCGGGCGAGGGCGAGGATGGGCGCATCAAGAGCGCGATAGGAATTGGTTCACTGCTGTGCGATGGGCTGGGGGACACGATCCGAGTTTCGTTGACGGAAGATTCGCCGCATGAAATCGCGGTGTGCCGGGATTTGCTGGCGCAGATTCCGACGCTGGCGAATACGCAGGCGCGCGTTGACAACGCGGCGGTTTCGTATGATCCATTTCATTTTGAGCGCCGCGAAACTCCGGAGATCGAGCTGAACGAGAATTGCAAATGCGGCGGCGAACAGTTGATTCGGGTGGTGGTTACACGTGGGACGTGGGACAAGGTCGCGCCGAAAATCCGGCCGCGTGACGATGTGAAACCGGAGGCGGTTTACGAGGACTTGAATGTTTTCGAGGTGCATCCGACGCAGGATTTTTCAGTGAATTGCGAGACGCAATTAGTCACGGTGAAGGATGGTGTGGCGTTGCCGGCGATCACGGCGTTTCGATTGCTCGCGGCGAAGTTGAAACGGCTGGGGTTGAACAATCCGATTTTGCTGAAGGATTGTTTGAGTTTCACGCCAACGCCGCTGGAACCGAAGATTGCGCTGTTGCGGGCGTCGGTGGTGATCGGGTCATTGCTCGCGGATGGGATTGGCGACGCGATTTTGATTCGCGGCGAGGCGGGCGGGGGACAATCGTTGCGACTGGCGTACAATATTTTGCAGGCGGCGGGCTGCCGGTCGTTCAAGACGGATTATGTGGCGTGCCCGTCGTGCGGGCGCACGCTGTTTAATTTGCAGACGGTGACGGCGCGGATCAAGGCGCGAACGGAGCATTTGAAGGGCGTGAAGATCGCGATCATGGGTTGCATCGTGAACGGGCCGGGCGAAATGGCGGATGCGGATTTTGGTTACGTCGGCGGCGCGCCGAACAAGATCAATCTTTATGTCGGCAAGACGCCGATCAAATTTAATATTCCGGAAGCGGAAGCGGTGGAGCGTTTGGTGGATTTGATCAAAGAGCACAATAAGTGGGCGGAGCCGGAAGTGGCTGAGGTGGCTCAAGTGCAGTAA